Below is a window of bacterium DNA.
CTTGGTCGTGGGTTCGAATCCCACCCCCGGAGCATGAAGTTGACTTTCCGAGGGCAATATCGGATAAATTATCAACGATTACGATCATGTCCGCGTTAGGGTTATGCAGCATGGTGCTCATCTCCTCTTTAGCGGAGCCCAAACCTAAGGAGGTTGCATGGGCAAGAAACTTTACGTAGGGAATCTTCCGTTCACCATCACGGACGATCAGCTCCGCGATCACTTCGCCCAGGCAGGCACGGTCGAATCCGCACAGGTCATCATGGATCGCTTCTCGGGACGGAGCAAAGGCTTTGGTTTCGTCGAAATGTCCACGGACGACGAGGCCGCCCAGGCCATCAGCCGTTTGAACGGCCAGGATTTCAACGGACGCGCCCTGACGGTCTCCGAGGCCCGTCCCAAGGAACCCCGTGAAGGCGGTTTCGGCGGCGGTGGCGGCGGCGGCGGTTACGGCGGCGGGGGTGGTGGGCGCGGCGGACGCCGCGACCGCTTCTAACTGAGGTTTCGTGTCCAAAGACGATCTAGCCAAATTCGAAGGTAAGATCACCGACTCCACGGGCGGGGGCCAGTACATCGTGACCCTCGAGAACGGGGTCAAGGTCTCGACCAAGCTCTCCGGCAAGATGAAGCGTTTCAACATCCGCGTCATCGTCGGGGACCGCGTGACCGTCGGCGTCTCCCCCTACGATCCCACGCACGGTTTTATCGTTCACCGTCATAGGTAAGGGGAGCGTGCTCGCTCACTATGACCGGTCGTGTTTGCCGATCCACGCGGCGATGGCGGGGTAGACCTCGCGCGGCGCGTTTTTTCCCAGGATCAGATCCCAGTGGCTGTAGTCGGCGGTGTGGCCGTATTTTTTTCCGAACACCAGCATCGATTTTTTGCGCGAGGCGATCCGGCCCAAGGCGCGCCGCAGGTCGACGACGGACGTAAACGGGTCGTGCGAGCCCGCGATGAACAGCACCGGCAGCCGCACGTTCTTGAAATCCACGTGGTAGCGGATGCCGCCGGCGGCGGAGCGGAAGCGCCTCGACCGCATCCAGTCCTGGAACTGAAGGACGGCCCGGCTGGACAGGTCGTTGACCGCGACGTCGGCCCCGCGGCGGATGGTTTTTATATCCGTGTTTCCTCGCACGAAGAGGCGGGGCATGAAGCCCTGGAAAATCCACTCCGGCTTGAGACCCGCCAGCCTGGCCGCCGTCCGGTAAGGGGCCATCGGCAGAATCCTTAAAATGGGCTCGGCCAGATAGGTCCATTTGACCATCGATTTGGGGATGCCCGTCACCGGCGAGGCCGCGAGAACCGCGCTCTTCAAGAAATCGGCCGAGTGCGTGTTGATGAAGGGCGTGACGAGGAGTCCGCCCAGGCTGTGTCCCACCCAGTGGAGCTTTCGATGGTGCGTGCGATTCAGGATGAAACGGACGGCCGAGGGCAGGTCGTGGAGGACGTAGTGGTCCATGGTCCAGCCGGACTTCATCCAGCCCCAGCCTCCGGGGCGGCTGGAGCGGCCCGCCCCCCGGAGCTCGACGATCCAGACATCCCATCCCTGGGCCCAGAGATACTTGGCAAAGGAGATGTCCTCGTCCGGAAAATCGAAGTTGTGGCGGTTCGAGGCGAGTCCGTGCACGAGCAAGACGGGACACCGCCGGCCCGGGCGGGGGTAGCGGTCCAGGGCGATCCTCCAGCCGTCGTCCGTGACGGCATGATAGGTCTCCGCTTTGGGTACCCTCTT
It encodes the following:
- a CDS encoding alpha/beta fold hydrolase, whose protein sequence is MKRVPKAETYHAVTDDGWRIALDRYPRPGRRCPVLLVHGLASNRHNFDFPDEDISFAKYLWAQGWDVWIVELRGAGRSSRPGGWGWMKSGWTMDHYVLHDLPSAVRFILNRTHHRKLHWVGHSLGGLLVTPFINTHSADFLKSAVLAASPVTGIPKSMVKWTYLAEPILRILPMAPYRTAARLAGLKPEWIFQGFMPRLFVRGNTDIKTIRRGADVAVNDLSSRAVLQFQDWMRSRRFRSAAGGIRYHVDFKNVRLPVLFIAGSHDPFTSVVDLRRALGRIASRKKSMLVFGKKYGHTADYSHWDLILGKNAPREVYPAIAAWIGKHDRS
- a CDS encoding RNA-binding protein, which encodes MGKKLYVGNLPFTITDDQLRDHFAQAGTVESAQVIMDRFSGRSKGFGFVEMSTDDEAAQAISRLNGQDFNGRALTVSEARPKEPREGGFGGGGGGGGYGGGGGGRGGRRDRF
- the infA gene encoding translation initiation factor IF-1, translating into MSKDDLAKFEGKITDSTGGGQYIVTLENGVKVSTKLSGKMKRFNIRVIVGDRVTVGVSPYDPTHGFIVHRHR